The following proteins are co-located in the Catenulispora sp. MAP5-51 genome:
- a CDS encoding molybdopterin-dependent oxidoreductase gives METSAESGTGTGAGVGHRRAVRFVSGLTGGLIGLLAAGVGVAVGEFAAAVSAAFGSRAPKAPVVAVGEWAIDLSPAWLKEAAIRNFGSHDKAALLTGVYVTIAVVSVLTGMLARRHLGTATGLAAAFGLLGLIAAITRPVVGFGAWFPALLAGVATVAVLRGLTLRSLRPGLLGTAAEAVAPDERRDRRERREQTVRRERRRFLLTLFGTGTGALVGGFGSRAWLDSRYNVAPVRAAVVLPEAAEPLPALPASVHPDVVELEPFFTPNAQFYRVDTALTVPQVDPRQWMLRIHGMVARPFEVSFADLLRMPLEEHDLTLTCVSNTVGGPYCGNARWLGAPLAPLLRRAGVQAGADQILSTSFDGMTIGTPVEAVLDGRQAMLAVAMNGQTLPVEHGFPCRMLVPGLYGYVSATKWVVDLELTTFAKDAGFWVGEGWAQQAPVKTASRIDVPGTGATLQAGTVVVAGVAWATHRGVAGVEVQVDKGAWVTADLATADTPDTWRQWSYPWHATPGQHTLTVRCTDGTGTLQTPVVQDTLPDGATGYHSIQVTIG, from the coding sequence ATGGAGACATCTGCTGAGTCCGGCACCGGCACCGGTGCCGGTGTTGGGCACCGACGTGCTGTCCGGTTCGTGAGTGGGCTGACAGGTGGGCTGATCGGGCTGCTCGCCGCCGGAGTCGGCGTCGCGGTGGGCGAATTCGCGGCGGCTGTTTCCGCCGCGTTCGGGTCACGCGCTCCGAAGGCGCCGGTTGTGGCGGTCGGGGAGTGGGCCATCGATCTGAGTCCGGCGTGGCTCAAAGAGGCTGCGATTCGGAACTTCGGCTCGCATGACAAGGCGGCTCTGCTCACCGGCGTCTACGTCACGATCGCTGTGGTCTCGGTACTCACTGGCATGCTGGCCCGTCGGCACCTGGGGACTGCGACCGGCCTGGCCGCCGCCTTCGGACTGCTCGGCCTGATCGCGGCGATCACGCGGCCGGTTGTCGGGTTCGGGGCCTGGTTTCCTGCTCTGCTGGCCGGCGTGGCCACCGTCGCGGTGCTGCGCGGGCTCACGCTCCGGAGCCTGCGGCCAGGTCTCCTCGGCACCGCCGCCGAAGCCGTCGCACCAGACGAACGCCGCGATCGTCGCGAACGTCGCGAACAAACCGTACGCCGCGAGCGCCGCCGCTTCCTGCTGACGCTGTTCGGCACCGGGACAGGAGCGCTCGTCGGCGGCTTCGGCAGCCGGGCGTGGCTCGATTCCCGATACAACGTCGCCCCGGTGCGGGCCGCCGTCGTGCTGCCAGAGGCGGCCGAGCCGTTGCCGGCGTTGCCCGCATCGGTCCATCCTGACGTCGTCGAGCTCGAGCCCTTCTTCACGCCGAACGCTCAGTTCTACCGGGTCGACACCGCGCTGACGGTTCCGCAGGTCGATCCGCGCCAGTGGATGCTGCGGATCCATGGCATGGTGGCCCGGCCGTTCGAGGTGAGCTTCGCGGATCTGCTCAGGATGCCGCTGGAGGAACACGATCTCACCTTGACCTGCGTGTCGAACACGGTCGGCGGCCCCTATTGCGGGAACGCCCGATGGCTGGGTGCGCCGTTGGCGCCGCTTCTGCGCCGGGCAGGTGTTCAGGCCGGGGCCGACCAGATCCTGTCCACGTCCTTCGACGGCATGACCATCGGCACTCCGGTGGAGGCGGTGCTCGACGGCCGTCAGGCGATGCTGGCGGTGGCGATGAACGGCCAGACGCTGCCGGTCGAGCACGGGTTCCCGTGTCGGATGCTGGTGCCGGGCCTGTACGGATACGTCTCGGCGACCAAGTGGGTCGTCGATCTCGAACTCACCACCTTCGCCAAGGACGCCGGATTCTGGGTGGGGGAGGGCTGGGCGCAGCAGGCGCCGGTGAAGACCGCCTCCCGGATCGACGTCCCGGGAACGGGGGCGACGCTCCAGGCCGGGACCGTCGTGGTCGCCGGTGTCGCCTGGGCCACCCACCGCGGCGTCGCCGGCGTCGAGGTCCAGGTCGACAAGGGCGCGTGGGTGACCGCGGACCTGGCCACGGCGGACACCCCGGACACCTGGCGGCAGTGGTCGTACCCGTGGCACGCGACGCCGGGCCAGCACACCTTGACGGTCCGCTGCACCGACGGCACAGGCACGCTCCAGACACCGGTGGTCCAGGACACCCTGCCCGACGGCGCGACCGGTTATCACAGCATTCAGGTGACCATCGGCTGA
- a CDS encoding penicillin acylase family protein, which produces MPSNPLRTKRMAAALAAVAIVAGTLASAPASASAASPPAVTTTLAALSADGAHLAVDIRRTEYGIPHILANNYPSLGYGYGYAFAQDNICVMADRMLTVSGDRSRFLGPTATVDDPLTGPTTNLESDLYYQSVRQSGLVQRLLAQPAPLGPTAQVRQLVDGYVAGYNRYLRDTGVAHLPDATCRGQAWVRPITAQDLWDNLLDVDRIAGSAQFKATIADAVPPAPGTTGMTGTSGTAAPHNAPALSTILASTVQAKNQNLGSNGWALGKDATVGHDGMLLANPHYPWAGYGRFYQVQLTIPGVIDVTGASLYGSPVVEIGHTGGLAWTHTVSTANRFTLYQLALAPGDPTSYLVDGKAVPMTRQNVSVTVRGTDGKLSTVVRTLYSTKYGPVLANNWNASSAFALDDANADNLRSMNEWLAMDTSQNLDQLHRAQNTYQAIPFVNTIATDTAGTASYSDAGVVPNVSDAEAARCIDTPAGRQAYPDTFILDGSTSTCAWGTDPDAITPGIFGPSHYPHLTRSDFVANSNNSAWLTNPAAPITGYGAIYGDIATERSLRTRLGLTMIGQRLAGTDGLGAPGFTLGDLQTVELNDRDLSGEMARGAVVAMCEANPVLTADDGTRVDVGAACSALASWDGRGDAGSHGDVLWRALFSRLDGSSAQPSWWRVPFDPAHPVTTPGGFTADDPNVQHALADVVQRFTATHTPVDAAPGDVQKWDGVPLNGCSGEEGCFDVVESSATAGQNSSIADGAFGSSFIMTVELTPSGPHARTILTYSESSNPSSPHYTDQTVLFSHKQWVTERFSEAEIYADPQLRSTILVG; this is translated from the coding sequence ATGCCCAGTAACCCTTTGCGGACCAAACGAATGGCGGCCGCGCTGGCCGCCGTGGCCATCGTCGCGGGAACCCTGGCTTCAGCGCCGGCATCCGCGTCGGCCGCCAGTCCCCCGGCCGTGACGACCACTCTGGCGGCCTTGTCCGCCGACGGCGCCCACCTCGCAGTCGACATCCGTAGGACCGAGTACGGCATCCCGCACATCCTCGCCAACAACTACCCCAGTCTCGGCTACGGGTACGGCTACGCATTCGCCCAGGACAACATCTGCGTCATGGCCGATCGGATGCTGACGGTGAGCGGCGATCGATCCCGATTCCTCGGGCCCACCGCGACTGTGGACGATCCGCTCACCGGCCCGACCACCAACCTCGAGAGCGACCTCTACTACCAGAGCGTGCGGCAGTCGGGCCTCGTACAGCGCCTGTTGGCGCAGCCGGCGCCGCTCGGCCCGACAGCGCAGGTGCGCCAGCTGGTCGACGGCTACGTCGCCGGCTACAACCGATATCTCCGGGACACCGGTGTTGCCCATCTGCCCGACGCCACTTGCCGCGGACAGGCATGGGTGCGTCCGATCACCGCGCAGGACCTCTGGGACAACCTCCTGGACGTGGACAGGATCGCCGGAAGCGCGCAGTTCAAGGCCACCATCGCCGACGCGGTTCCGCCGGCCCCCGGGACGACCGGGATGACCGGAACGTCCGGAACGGCGGCGCCCCACAACGCTCCGGCCCTCTCAACCATCCTTGCCAGCACGGTGCAAGCCAAGAACCAGAATCTGGGCAGCAACGGCTGGGCCCTCGGCAAGGACGCCACTGTCGGCCACGACGGGATGCTGCTCGCCAACCCGCACTATCCGTGGGCCGGATACGGCCGCTTCTATCAGGTCCAGCTGACGATCCCCGGCGTGATCGACGTGACCGGTGCCAGCCTGTACGGCTCGCCAGTGGTGGAGATCGGCCATACCGGTGGGCTGGCCTGGACCCACACAGTGTCGACGGCGAACCGCTTCACCCTCTACCAATTGGCCCTGGCGCCCGGCGATCCGACCAGCTACCTGGTCGACGGCAAGGCTGTGCCGATGACGCGGCAAAACGTGTCCGTCACGGTGCGCGGCACTGACGGGAAGCTCTCCACCGTCGTTCGCACTCTCTACAGCACGAAGTACGGGCCCGTACTCGCCAACAACTGGAACGCATCGAGCGCCTTCGCCCTCGACGACGCCAACGCCGACAACCTCCGCTCCATGAACGAGTGGCTGGCGATGGACACCTCGCAGAACCTCGACCAGCTCCACCGGGCGCAGAACACGTATCAGGCCATCCCGTTCGTGAACACCATCGCGACCGACACCGCGGGCACCGCCTCCTACAGCGACGCCGGCGTGGTCCCGAACGTCAGCGACGCCGAGGCCGCCCGCTGCATCGACACCCCGGCCGGCCGTCAGGCCTACCCCGATACCTTCATCCTGGACGGCTCGACCTCGACCTGTGCCTGGGGAACCGACCCCGACGCCATCACCCCCGGCATCTTCGGTCCGTCCCACTACCCGCACTTGACCCGCAGCGACTTCGTCGCCAACTCCAACAACAGCGCCTGGCTCACCAACCCGGCGGCTCCGATCACCGGCTACGGCGCCATCTACGGCGACATCGCCACCGAACGGTCCCTGCGGACCCGGCTCGGACTGACCATGATCGGCCAGCGGCTGGCCGGCACGGACGGCCTGGGGGCTCCGGGGTTCACCCTGGGCGATCTGCAGACCGTCGAGCTCAACGACCGCGACCTCAGCGGCGAGATGGCCCGCGGCGCGGTCGTCGCGATGTGCGAGGCGAACCCCGTCCTGACAGCCGACGACGGCACCCGCGTCGACGTCGGCGCCGCGTGCTCCGCGCTCGCGTCCTGGGACGGCCGGGGCGACGCCGGGAGCCACGGCGACGTGCTGTGGCGGGCGCTCTTCAGCCGACTCGACGGGAGCTCCGCCCAGCCGTCGTGGTGGCGGGTACCCTTCGACCCGGCCCACCCGGTCACCACCCCCGGCGGGTTCACCGCCGATGACCCGAACGTGCAGCATGCACTGGCCGACGTGGTACAGCGGTTCACGGCCACGCACACCCCGGTGGACGCCGCGCCCGGCGACGTCCAGAAATGGGACGGCGTCCCGCTCAACGGCTGCTCCGGCGAGGAGGGCTGCTTCGACGTGGTCGAATCGTCCGCCACCGCGGGCCAGAACTCCTCGATCGCCGACGGCGCCTTCGGATCCAGCTTCATCATGACCGTCGAGCTGACACCTTCCGGCCCGCACGCCCGAACCATTCTCACCTACTCCGAATCATCGAACCCTTCTTCACCTCATTACACCGACCAGACAGTGCTCTTCTCGCACAAGCAGTGGGTCACGGAGAGATTCTCCGAGGCCGAGATCTACGCCGACCCGCAGTTGCGGAGCACGATTCTGGTCGGGTGA
- a CDS encoding nuclear transport factor 2 family protein, with protein MSDINETVTRYLGIWNEQDPAIRRAAIEEVFSAGATYTDPLAAVAGHDAIDALVAAAQGQFPGFTFRQLGTSDAHHDIVRFTWELGPAGVEAPVVGFDVAVIDSDGRIASVYGFLDKVPA; from the coding sequence ATGAGCGACATCAACGAGACCGTGACCCGTTACCTCGGCATCTGGAACGAGCAGGACCCGGCGATCCGCCGCGCAGCGATCGAGGAGGTCTTCTCCGCCGGCGCCACCTACACCGACCCGCTGGCGGCGGTGGCCGGCCACGACGCCATCGACGCGCTCGTCGCGGCCGCGCAAGGGCAGTTCCCGGGCTTCACCTTCCGCCAGCTCGGGACGTCTGACGCGCACCACGACATCGTGCGCTTCACGTGGGAGCTCGGGCCGGCCGGCGTCGAGGCCCCGGTCGTCGGCTTCGACGTCGCGGTCATCGACTCGGACGGACGGATCGCGAGCGTCTACGGGTTCCTGGACAAGGTGCCCGCGTAG
- a CDS encoding anti-sigma factor yields the protein MVANEDSLRTWLGAYVLGALDEADSQRVRIHLRDCAGCQREYDELLEVRTTLDRAGAEAVLGAWPEPAAPVAVPSPTTRGVGKGRTPGTPATPGRRRGWIPRRRIGLAAAGALLVSVAGIGGFLLGDNHSGTPSDTRAVATTGLYGISAAIRYHPEAWGTSMRVTMSNVPADYTCTLTAIGKDGRVEVASTWSSGPHGGTVTVPGAVAIPASSIDHFNVAVAPGINLMVPAG from the coding sequence ATGGTCGCGAACGAGGACAGTCTGCGGACCTGGCTCGGCGCGTACGTCCTCGGCGCCCTGGACGAGGCGGACTCGCAGCGGGTCCGCATCCACCTGCGGGACTGTGCCGGGTGTCAGCGGGAGTACGACGAGCTGCTCGAGGTGCGGACGACGCTGGACAGGGCTGGGGCCGAGGCAGTGCTGGGCGCGTGGCCGGAGCCCGCAGCGCCCGTCGCCGTGCCCAGTCCGACAACGCGCGGCGTAGGCAAGGGCCGGACACCCGGTACACCCGCTACACCCGGTCGCCGCCGGGGCTGGATCCCCCGCCGCCGAATCGGCCTGGCGGCAGCCGGGGCGTTGCTGGTGAGCGTTGCCGGCATCGGCGGTTTCCTTCTGGGCGACAACCATTCCGGCACACCATCGGATACCCGCGCCGTAGCGACCACCGGCTTGTACGGCATCTCCGCCGCGATCCGGTACCACCCCGAAGCCTGGGGCACCTCGATGCGGGTGACGATGAGCAACGTCCCGGCCGACTACACCTGCACGCTGACCGCGATCGGCAAGGACGGGCGCGTCGAAGTCGCCTCCACCTGGTCCTCCGGCCCGCACGGCGGCACCGTGACCGTCCCCGGCGCGGTCGCCATACCGGCGTCCTCGATCGATCACTTCAACGTCGCCGTCGCACCGGGGATCAACCTGATGGTCCCGGCCGGCTGA
- a CDS encoding SigE family RNA polymerase sigma factor translates to MSERTDPRAVSVSRRQSRTEEFERFVAARWSALVHMARLLTGGDRHRAEDLVQEALVKLWAAWPRVADEAPEAYARTVLVRLAARSARRRWWGERPADVLPEAAVRGDLSEQVAERTRLEAALALLTPPQRAAVVLRYYQDMSETQVAEALGCPVGTARSHTARGVARLRDLFGEGTPGAVASTRTIQ, encoded by the coding sequence ATGTCAGAAAGAACAGATCCAAGGGCGGTGTCCGTGTCGAGGCGGCAATCACGAACCGAAGAGTTCGAGCGGTTCGTCGCGGCCCGATGGTCGGCGCTCGTCCACATGGCGCGGCTACTGACCGGCGGCGATCGGCATCGGGCCGAGGATCTGGTGCAGGAAGCGCTGGTGAAGCTGTGGGCCGCCTGGCCCCGGGTGGCCGACGAGGCACCGGAGGCCTACGCCCGGACGGTATTGGTGCGGCTGGCCGCGCGGTCGGCCCGCCGCCGCTGGTGGGGCGAGCGTCCCGCCGACGTGCTCCCCGAGGCGGCGGTGCGGGGCGACCTGTCCGAGCAGGTGGCCGAGCGCACTCGGCTGGAGGCGGCGTTGGCGCTGTTGACGCCGCCACAGCGTGCGGCCGTGGTGCTGCGGTACTACCAGGACATGTCGGAGACCCAGGTCGCGGAAGCCTTGGGGTGCCCGGTCGGGACGGCCCGGTCGCACACAGCACGGGGAGTGGCCAGGCTGCGGGACCTTTTCGGCGAGGGCACGCCCGGTGCGGTCGCCTCGACCAGGACGATCCAGTGA
- a CDS encoding S8 family serine peptidase: protein MLVFGLAVGGVSPPPAAAAGTKAGSKAAASGTILDAGSPDAVPGQYIVALQPSAVSGTATVTSVAQALTSTYGGTVGPVFDGFQAFTLDATDAIASAMAGDALVSYVDQDQYDQADALPAPPPVQDDPDWGLARINQRMPTLGSDPQFAAGPSAGVTIYMVDTGVQISNPDFGGRASYAYNAFTGARDNAPDCPVKVGHGTPVAALAAGTVYGVAKQALIKSVKVMNCDSNGKPVETQGAITNSGLNWILQNGTTPAVVNISLGANAPSESRAQVVNDLVAKGFTVVMAAGNNKTDACNETPGSKTSDGTPMNAIVVGATSLDKTTTPMVDKLHALSDYGKCVTLFAPGGNVTSASANPADAPQTFGQGTSFAAGYVSGAAAILLAANPKLTQNQVKAALVADATSPATNGVSTLIAGAAAENSPDLLLHVAPPAPQNTVTVNGPAVSQTVGSGPGAVDFTFSGTAGQSVYVNGTGGAFNANIALYDKMGSQLAGGSHSSGSSGQQESWINPVVLPLTGTYSIHVVPAAGASGTVALQVLTAAAVTATVNGPAVTATISSSLPGQRILATFAGTAGTSVYVNGTTGKYRSSVTLYDPSGAQIASGNGSSSGSPSSWISSTPLSKTGTYTLSIVPDAGATGAVTFQVFGSDVTLTPTVDGAAVSGTIPASLPGQHVTAKFTGTAGQSITINGTTPSFHSSVTLFDPTGAQIASTNYYGSSSGSPSSWFSSTSLSKTGTYTLSIVPDPGATGAVTLHVIGSDLTLTPTVDGAAVSGTIPASLPGQHVTVRFAGTAGQSVDLNGATNSYISVLTLYDPTGTQIGSTNYSGSGSGSAASWFSSVRLSTTGTYTLSLVPDAGATGPVKVQVLGSAIALTPTVDGAAVSGTIPAATPGKRITATFSATAGQAIYINGSTTGFTPWMKLYDPAGAQIASGNGVTSFPGTPQTWIRPTNAPTTGTYTLVINPDATATGDFSLQVFGSYVTGSATVNGAPTALLVPPSAPGKIMAITFSGTAGSVVGMEGITGTVGGVLAMDDPDGAQIASGVAIPLNQCPEDEAPGTCPQVLIVPVTLPLTGSYTVYFTTDPGLWGPLSVELTGAPGVAPPVNLISAPATVDGAPATVSIPSASAANRVAVTFSATAGQAITVNSTRGTMDCSSQTFSLVGPSGQIVVPQTGVSLCSSPTFLFLTGLPADGTYTLYLFPSSSQTGTFTLQVLSSYVTASATIDGPSVPIAIPSSSPGRHAALTFAGTAGQAIYVNFARETSGCDSQTFSLVGPSGQIVVPQTGISPCSSLVVLPPTDLPATGTYTLYEFPSSTQSGTFGLQVLSKYLTATATVDGPTTTVTIPSSSPGQRAAISFAGNAGQVIYVNSPKGTVDCSLMWFSLVGPSGQVVTQQTGTRLCDNSTVASPTALPATGTYTLYVTPDGDGTFGLQVLSQSVTASATVDGPAVPIAVPSSSPGEHVAVTFSASAGQVVYVNSASGTIDCSYMAFSLIGPSGQLVVPQTGTRLCSAETVISPIAVPATGTYTLYLFPVAGQTGTFALQVLTKYVAAAATVDGAAVPITIPGNAPGQRVAETFSATAGQAVSISEVSSTISCSQGARWISLVGPSGQVVVSQAGISDLCRTGVILGMTGLPATGTYTLYISPATDQSGTFSLQAQSYI from the coding sequence GTGCTTGTATTCGGGCTGGCGGTGGGCGGCGTCAGTCCGCCCCCGGCCGCCGCGGCCGGCACCAAAGCGGGCAGCAAGGCTGCCGCCTCCGGAACGATCCTCGACGCCGGGAGCCCGGACGCCGTTCCGGGGCAGTACATCGTGGCGTTGCAGCCCTCGGCCGTCAGCGGTACCGCGACGGTCACCTCCGTCGCCCAGGCTCTTACGTCGACGTATGGCGGCACGGTGGGCCCGGTGTTCGACGGGTTCCAGGCGTTCACGCTTGATGCGACTGATGCGATCGCCAGCGCCATGGCCGGCGATGCTCTTGTCTCCTATGTCGACCAGGACCAGTACGACCAGGCGGACGCGTTGCCGGCCCCGCCGCCGGTGCAGGACGACCCCGACTGGGGTCTGGCCCGGATCAACCAGCGCATGCCGACCCTGGGCAGCGACCCCCAGTTCGCCGCCGGCCCCTCGGCCGGGGTCACCATCTACATGGTGGACACCGGCGTGCAGATCTCGAACCCTGATTTCGGCGGCCGGGCGAGCTATGCGTACAACGCGTTCACCGGCGCCAGGGACAACGCGCCGGACTGTCCGGTCAAAGTCGGGCACGGCACTCCGGTGGCGGCACTTGCTGCGGGAACGGTCTACGGGGTGGCCAAGCAGGCGTTGATCAAATCGGTGAAGGTCATGAACTGTGACTCCAACGGCAAACCTGTTGAGACCCAGGGAGCCATCACCAACAGTGGTCTGAACTGGATCCTGCAGAACGGCACGACTCCGGCCGTGGTGAACATCAGCTTGGGCGCCAACGCCCCGAGCGAGTCCCGTGCCCAAGTTGTCAACGACCTGGTGGCCAAGGGCTTCACGGTCGTCATGGCGGCCGGCAACAACAAGACCGACGCATGCAACGAGACTCCGGGCAGCAAAACCTCGGACGGCACCCCGATGAACGCGATAGTCGTCGGCGCGACGAGCCTGGACAAGACGACCACTCCGATGGTGGACAAGCTGCATGCCTTGTCGGACTACGGGAAATGCGTGACGTTGTTCGCCCCCGGCGGAAACGTCACCTCGGCCTCCGCCAATCCCGCCGATGCCCCCCAGACATTCGGCCAGGGGACGTCGTTCGCCGCAGGGTACGTCTCCGGTGCCGCCGCGATCCTCCTGGCAGCGAATCCCAAACTTACCCAGAACCAGGTCAAAGCCGCGCTCGTCGCCGACGCCACCTCGCCGGCCACCAACGGCGTCTCCACGCTGATCGCCGGGGCCGCCGCCGAGAATTCGCCTGACTTGCTGCTCCATGTCGCGCCGCCGGCTCCGCAGAACACGGTGACGGTGAACGGTCCGGCGGTGTCGCAGACGGTGGGTTCCGGGCCCGGCGCGGTCGACTTCACATTCTCCGGAACCGCTGGACAGTCGGTGTACGTCAACGGGACCGGCGGGGCGTTCAACGCCAACATCGCCCTCTACGACAAGATGGGGAGCCAGCTGGCCGGCGGCAGTCACAGCAGCGGCAGTTCGGGGCAGCAGGAGTCCTGGATCAACCCGGTCGTGCTGCCTTTGACGGGTACCTACTCGATCCACGTCGTCCCCGCCGCGGGCGCCTCCGGCACCGTCGCGCTCCAAGTGCTCACCGCCGCCGCCGTCACGGCGACAGTGAACGGCCCGGCGGTCACAGCGACGATTTCGTCGTCGCTGCCGGGACAGCGGATTCTCGCCACGTTCGCCGGCACCGCCGGGACCAGTGTGTACGTGAACGGGACAACCGGGAAATACCGCAGCTCGGTGACGCTGTACGACCCGTCGGGTGCGCAGATCGCGAGTGGGAACGGTTCGAGTTCCGGGTCGCCCTCTTCGTGGATCTCGTCGACGCCGCTGAGCAAGACGGGGACGTACACGCTGTCCATCGTCCCGGACGCCGGGGCGACGGGGGCGGTGACGTTCCAGGTCTTCGGCAGTGACGTCACACTCACGCCCACGGTCGACGGAGCGGCGGTCAGCGGGACCATCCCCGCCTCGCTGCCCGGGCAGCACGTCACGGCGAAGTTCACGGGAACCGCGGGCCAGTCGATCACCATCAACGGGACAACCCCGAGCTTCCACAGCTCGGTGACGTTGTTCGACCCGACCGGCGCGCAGATCGCGAGCACCAACTACTACGGTTCGAGTTCCGGGTCGCCCTCGTCGTGGTTCTCGTCAACGAGTCTGAGCAAGACGGGGACGTACACGCTGTCCATCGTCCCGGATCCTGGGGCGACAGGGGCGGTGACGCTTCACGTCATCGGCAGCGATCTCACACTCACCCCGACAGTCGACGGGGCGGCGGTCAGCGGGACCATCCCCGCATCGCTGCCCGGCCAGCACGTGACGGTGAGGTTCGCGGGAACCGCGGGCCAGTCGGTCGACCTCAACGGGGCGACGAACAGCTATATCAGCGTACTGACGCTGTATGACCCGACGGGCACGCAGATCGGCAGCACCAACTACTCGGGTTCGGGCTCCGGGTCGGCCGCTTCGTGGTTCTCGTCGGTGAGACTGAGTACGACCGGGACGTACACACTGTCCCTCGTCCCGGACGCCGGGGCGACGGGGCCGGTGAAGGTCCAGGTCCTCGGCAGCGCCATCGCCCTCACCCCCACGGTCGACGGGGCCGCGGTCTCCGGGACGATACCGGCTGCGACGCCCGGGAAGCGGATCACGGCGACGTTCTCCGCGACCGCCGGCCAGGCGATCTACATCAACGGGTCGACCACCGGGTTCACCCCGTGGATGAAGCTGTACGACCCGGCGGGCGCGCAGATCGCGTCGGGTAACGGCGTCACCAGCTTCCCCGGCACGCCGCAGACGTGGATCCGGCCGACGAACGCCCCGACGACCGGTACCTACACCCTTGTCATCAATCCTGACGCCACGGCGACGGGTGACTTCAGCCTCCAGGTGTTCGGCAGCTATGTCACCGGGAGCGCAACGGTCAACGGCGCCCCGACCGCCCTGCTCGTTCCCCCGTCGGCACCGGGGAAGATCATGGCGATCACGTTCTCCGGCACCGCCGGCAGCGTGGTCGGCATGGAGGGCATCACCGGCACGGTCGGTGGCGTTCTCGCCATGGACGACCCGGACGGGGCGCAGATCGCCTCTGGTGTCGCCATCCCGCTCAACCAGTGTCCCGAAGATGAGGCGCCGGGGACGTGCCCCCAGGTGCTGATCGTCCCCGTCACTCTTCCGCTGACCGGCAGTTACACCGTCTATTTCACGACTGATCCGGGGCTCTGGGGCCCGCTGAGCGTCGAGCTGACAGGCGCCCCGGGCGTGGCACCGCCGGTGAACCTCATCTCCGCGCCGGCAACCGTCGACGGAGCCCCCGCAACCGTGTCGATCCCCTCGGCATCGGCGGCGAACCGGGTGGCGGTGACGTTCTCCGCGACCGCCGGGCAGGCGATCACCGTCAACTCGACGAGGGGGACGATGGACTGCTCGTCCCAGACCTTCTCCCTGGTCGGACCGTCCGGCCAGATCGTCGTTCCGCAGACCGGGGTCAGCTTGTGCTCGTCGCCGACCTTCCTCTTCCTGACCGGGTTGCCGGCCGACGGCACGTACACGTTGTACCTCTTCCCGTCCTCGTCCCAGACCGGCACGTTCACGCTTCAGGTGCTGAGCAGCTACGTCACCGCCTCGGCCACGATCGACGGGCCGTCGGTCCCGATCGCGATTCCGAGCAGTTCGCCGGGACGGCACGCCGCGCTCACCTTCGCGGGAACGGCGGGGCAGGCGATCTACGTCAACTTCGCCAGGGAAACGAGCGGCTGCGACAGCCAGACGTTCTCTCTGGTCGGTCCGTCCGGGCAGATCGTCGTTCCGCAGACCGGGATCTCGCCCTGCTCGTCGCTGGTCGTTCTTCCGCCCACGGATCTGCCGGCTACGGGCACGTACACCTTGTACGAGTTCCCGAGCTCGACGCAGAGCGGCACGTTCGGTCTCCAGGTGCTGAGCAAGTACCTGACCGCGACGGCCACGGTCGACGGACCCACGACCACGGTCACCATTCCGAGCAGTTCGCCGGGGCAGCGCGCCGCCATCTCGTTCGCCGGTAACGCGGGCCAGGTGATCTACGTCAATTCGCCCAAGGGGACGGTCGATTGCTCGCTCATGTGGTTCTCCCTGGTCGGACCGTCCGGACAGGTCGTCACACAGCAGACGGGAACCCGGCTTTGTGATAACAGCACTGTCGCATCTCCTACGGCGCTGCCCGCCACCGGCACGTACACGTTGTACGTCACACCGGATGGGGACGGCACGTTCGGTCTCCAGGTGCTGAGTCAGTCGGTGACCGCGTCGGCCACGGTCGACGGGCCCGCGGTTCCGATCGCCGTCCCGAGCAGTTCACCGGGCGAGCACGTCGCGGTGACGTTCTCCGCCAGTGCCGGTCAGGTCGTCTATGTGAATTCGGCTTCGGGGACGATCGACTGCTCGTACATGGCGTTCTCCCTGATCGGTCCGTCCGGGCAGCTCGTCGTTCCGCAGACGGGGACCCGGTTGTGCTCGGCGGAGACTGTCATATCTCCGATCGCTGTGCCTGCCACCGGCACTTACACGCTGTATCTCTTCCCGGTCGCGGGTCAAACCGGCACCTTCGCTCTCCAGGTACTGACCAAGTATGTGGCGGCTGCGGCGACGGTCGACGGCGCGGCGGTCCCGATCACCATCCCCGGCAACGCGCCGGGCCAGCGAGTGGCGGAGACGTTCTCCGCCACCGCCGGGCAAGCGGTCTCGATCAGTGAGGTGTCGAGCACGATCAGCTGTTCACAGGGCGCGCGATGGATCTCCCTCGTGGGTCCGTCCGGACAGGTCGTCGTCTCGCAGGCCGGGATTTCAGACCTCTGCAGAACGGGGGTCATCCTCGGTATGACCGGTCTGCCGGCCACCGGCACCTACACGCTGTACATCAGTCCGGCGACGGATCAGAGCGGTACCTTCAGTCTGCAAGCGCAGTCGTACATCTGA